From a single Micromonospora pallida genomic region:
- the pdhA gene encoding pyruvate dehydrogenase (acetyl-transferring) E1 component subunit alpha: protein MTTTSRAVRRAPSPSRRAATPPDPARELLPSAEPVRMLDPTGTPLRTTLTEPDLDQLREMYRRMVVGRRFDAQSTALTKQGKLAVYPSSRGQEACQVGAVLALRDTDWVFPTYRESMALVSRGIDPVEVLTLLRGDWHCGYDPAVRHTAPQCTPLGTQCVHAAGLAYGEAYQGRDTVALAFVGDGATSEGDFHEGVNFAAVFKAPVVFFVQNNKYAISVPISRQTAAPSLAYKGVGYGVPAEQVDGNDPVAVLAVLTRAVAHARAGNGPYLVEAHTYRMEPHTNADDATRYRDGAEVEAWRDRDPIARLETYLRTREVLDDEAVAAIAAEAEAYAADLRTRMHDRPAVDPLSLFDHVYAEPTPQLREQREQVRAELAADREGEH from the coding sequence GTGACGACCACATCTCGCGCGGTCCGCCGGGCACCGTCGCCCTCCCGTCGCGCGGCCACCCCGCCCGACCCGGCGCGCGAGCTGCTGCCCAGCGCGGAGCCGGTCCGCATGCTCGACCCCACCGGCACACCGCTTCGCACCACCCTCACCGAACCCGACCTCGACCAACTGCGCGAGATGTACCGGCGGATGGTCGTCGGCCGTCGGTTCGACGCCCAGTCCACCGCCCTGACCAAGCAGGGCAAGCTGGCCGTCTACCCCTCCTCCCGGGGACAGGAGGCGTGCCAGGTCGGCGCGGTGCTCGCCCTGCGGGACACCGACTGGGTCTTCCCGACCTACCGGGAGTCGATGGCGCTGGTCAGCCGGGGCATCGACCCGGTCGAGGTGCTCACCCTGCTGCGCGGCGACTGGCACTGCGGGTACGACCCGGCCGTCCGGCACACCGCGCCCCAGTGCACCCCGCTCGGCACCCAGTGCGTGCACGCCGCCGGTCTCGCCTACGGCGAGGCGTACCAGGGCCGGGACACCGTCGCGCTGGCCTTCGTCGGGGACGGCGCGACCAGCGAGGGCGACTTCCACGAGGGGGTCAACTTCGCCGCCGTCTTCAAGGCCCCCGTGGTCTTCTTCGTGCAGAACAACAAGTACGCGATCAGCGTCCCGATCTCCCGGCAGACCGCCGCGCCGTCGCTGGCGTACAAGGGCGTCGGGTACGGCGTACCGGCCGAACAGGTCGACGGCAACGATCCGGTCGCGGTGCTCGCCGTGCTGACCCGCGCGGTGGCGCACGCCCGCGCCGGCAACGGCCCCTACCTGGTCGAGGCGCACACCTACCGGATGGAGCCGCACACCAACGCCGACGACGCCACCCGTTACCGCGACGGCGCCGAGGTCGAGGCGTGGCGCGACCGGGACCCGATCGCCCGCCTGGAGACCTACCTGCGCACCCGGGAGGTGCTCGACGACGAGGCGGTCGCCGCGATCGCCGCCGAGGCCGAGGCGTACGCCGCCGACCTGCGTACCCGGATGCACGACAGGCCGGCTGTCGACCCGCTCAGCCTCTTCGACCACGTCTACGCCGAGCCCACGCCCCAACTGCGGGAGCAGCGCGAGCAGGTCCGCGCCGAACTGGCAGCGGACCGGGAGGGGGAGCACTGA
- a CDS encoding Lrp/AsnC family transcriptional regulator: MDRQIVAELVRDGRMSIRTLAERVHVSRTNAYARVERLLRDGVITGFQAQVAPEQAGLGTSAYVALTIEQNTWREVSARLARVRYIAHAALLGGDHDVLALVRAPDNAALRDVVLGQVQSIPGVLSTRTWLVFEEFDGAYGPWA, translated from the coding sequence GTGGACCGCCAGATCGTCGCTGAGCTGGTCCGGGACGGGCGGATGTCGATCCGGACGCTCGCCGAGCGGGTGCACGTCTCGCGGACCAACGCGTACGCCCGGGTGGAACGGCTGCTGCGGGACGGGGTGATCACCGGGTTCCAGGCGCAGGTCGCCCCGGAGCAGGCCGGACTGGGCACCTCGGCGTACGTGGCGCTGACCATCGAGCAGAACACCTGGCGGGAGGTGTCAGCCCGACTGGCCCGGGTGCGCTACATCGCGCACGCGGCACTGCTCGGCGGTGACCACGACGTGCTGGCGCTGGTCCGCGCGCCGGACAACGCGGCACTGCGGGACGTGGTGCTGGGGCAGGTGCAGAGCATCCCCGGAGTGCTCTCCACCCGCACCTGGCTGGTGTTCGAGGAGTTCGACGGCGCGTACGGCCCGTGGGCGTGA
- a CDS encoding alpha-ketoacid dehydrogenase subunit beta, with amino-acid sequence MAATTMAKALNAALADAMADDDRVLVFGEDVGQLGGVFRITDGLLARFGDKRCFDTPLAEAGIVGFAVGLAMSGLRPVVEMQFDAFAYPAFEQIASHVAKMRNRTRGALSVPMVIRVPYAGGIGGVEHHCDSSEAYYAHTPGLKVVTPATVDDAYALLRAAIADPDPVVFLEPKKLYFASAEATLPATAPPIGRAVVRRPGRDATLIAYGPAVPVALEAAEAAREEGWDLEVVDCRSIAPFDDETITASVRRTGRCVVVQEAQGFAGVGAEIAARVQERCFHALHAPVLRVTGLDIPYPPPMLEHTHLPSVDRILDTVARLQWDDQPDDRWLPRLEGSSA; translated from the coding sequence ATGGCCGCGACCACGATGGCGAAGGCGCTCAACGCCGCGCTCGCCGACGCGATGGCCGACGACGACCGGGTGCTCGTCTTCGGCGAGGACGTCGGCCAGCTCGGCGGGGTCTTCCGGATCACCGACGGGCTGCTCGCCCGGTTCGGCGACAAGCGCTGCTTCGACACGCCGCTGGCCGAGGCCGGCATCGTCGGCTTCGCGGTCGGCCTGGCCATGTCCGGGCTGCGCCCGGTGGTGGAGATGCAGTTCGACGCGTTCGCCTACCCGGCGTTCGAGCAGATCGCCTCGCACGTGGCGAAGATGCGCAACCGCACCCGGGGCGCGCTGAGCGTACCGATGGTCATCCGGGTGCCGTACGCGGGCGGCATCGGCGGGGTGGAGCACCACTGCGACTCCAGCGAGGCCTACTACGCGCACACCCCCGGGCTGAAGGTGGTCACGCCGGCCACCGTGGACGACGCGTACGCGCTGCTGCGCGCGGCGATCGCCGACCCGGATCCGGTGGTCTTCCTGGAGCCGAAGAAGCTCTACTTCGCCAGCGCCGAGGCGACGCTGCCGGCGACCGCCCCGCCGATCGGGCGGGCCGTCGTACGCCGGCCGGGACGCGATGCCACCCTGATCGCCTACGGGCCGGCGGTGCCGGTCGCGCTGGAGGCCGCCGAGGCCGCCCGGGAGGAGGGCTGGGACCTCGAGGTGGTCGACTGCCGCAGCATCGCCCCGTTCGATGACGAGACGATCACCGCTTCGGTCCGGCGCACCGGCCGGTGCGTGGTGGTCCAGGAGGCGCAGGGCTTCGCCGGCGTCGGCGCGGAGATCGCCGCCCGGGTCCAGGAGCGCTGCTTCCACGCCCTGCACGCCCCGGTGCTGCGGGTCACCGGCCTGGACATCCCCTACCCGCCGCCGATGCTGGAGCACACCCACCTGCCGTCGGTGGACCGCATCCTCGACACGGTGGCCCGGTTGCAGTGGGACGACCAGCCCGACGACCGCTGGCTGCCCCGCCTGGAAGGCAGCTCGGCGTGA
- a CDS encoding dihydrolipoamide acetyltransferase family protein, translating into MTTVDGTRVFLLPDLGEGLTEAEIVQWRVAVGDLVTVDQTVVEVETAKAVVDVPCPYAGRVVALHGAAGEVRPVGQPLVTVAPVDATPAEPAGHATYREEERAGSGNVLIGYGTGHAPTRRRRRPRLTGAPMPEPAPPAPATPPAPPTPVPTVPPTAVPAVPPTPAPVVGAAGTGGASLVISPIVRRLARDHGIDATTLRGTGPGGVVRRADVEAALAAATDPPATATGTPPATVAGPAPVPAGEDLVIPLTGIRKVIADKLSRSRREIPEVTIWVDVDATGLLETRAAINAATPDRPVSILALLARICLSGLRRFPQLNARVDGEAQRIVQSAGVHLGIAAQTDRGLVVPVLRDAQRLTTTELAAALAETTSAARAGTLPPARLTGGTFTLNNYGVFGVDGSTPIINHPEAALLGIGRIVDKPWVVDGQLAVRKVTQLSLTFDHRVCDGGVAGGFLRHVADCVERPALLIANL; encoded by the coding sequence GTGACCACCGTGGACGGCACCCGGGTGTTCCTCCTGCCCGACCTGGGAGAGGGGCTCACCGAGGCGGAGATCGTGCAGTGGCGGGTCGCCGTGGGCGACCTGGTGACCGTCGACCAGACCGTGGTCGAGGTGGAGACCGCCAAGGCCGTCGTGGACGTGCCCTGCCCGTACGCCGGGCGGGTGGTCGCCCTGCACGGCGCGGCGGGCGAGGTGCGGCCGGTCGGCCAGCCGCTGGTCACCGTGGCACCGGTGGACGCCACCCCGGCCGAACCGGCGGGCCACGCCACCTACCGGGAGGAGGAACGCGCCGGATCGGGCAACGTACTGATCGGTTACGGCACCGGGCACGCCCCGACCCGCCGCCGGCGACGCCCCCGGCTGACCGGGGCCCCGATGCCGGAACCCGCCCCACCGGCCCCGGCCACCCCACCGGCTCCGCCGACTCCCGTCCCCACTGTCCCGCCGACTGCTGTCCCGGCCGTCCCGCCGACTCCGGCCCCGGTCGTCGGCGCTGCCGGGACGGGGGGCGCGTCCCTGGTCATCTCGCCCATCGTCCGCCGGCTGGCGCGGGACCACGGCATCGACGCCACCACCCTGCGCGGCACCGGCCCCGGTGGCGTGGTCCGCCGGGCCGACGTGGAGGCCGCGCTCGCCGCGGCCACCGACCCGCCCGCGACGGCGACCGGCACCCCTCCCGCCACCGTGGCCGGGCCGGCTCCGGTGCCCGCTGGCGAGGACCTGGTCATTCCGCTGACCGGGATCCGCAAGGTCATCGCCGACAAGCTGTCCCGCAGCCGGCGGGAGATCCCCGAGGTCACCATCTGGGTCGACGTGGACGCCACCGGCCTGCTGGAGACCCGGGCCGCGATCAACGCCGCCACCCCGGACCGGCCGGTCAGCATCCTTGCCCTGCTGGCGCGGATCTGCCTGTCCGGACTGCGCCGCTTCCCGCAGCTCAACGCCCGGGTCGACGGCGAGGCGCAGCGGATCGTCCAGTCGGCCGGGGTGCACCTGGGGATCGCCGCGCAGACCGATCGGGGACTGGTCGTCCCGGTGCTGCGGGACGCCCAACGGCTCACCACCACCGAACTGGCCGCCGCGCTGGCCGAGACCACCAGCGCGGCCCGTGCCGGCACCCTCCCGCCAGCCCGGCTCACCGGCGGCACCTTCACGCTGAACAACTACGGGGTGTTCGGCGTCGACGGCTCGACCCCGATCATCAACCATCCCGAGGCGGCGCTGCTCGGAATCGGCCGGATCGTGGACAAGCCCTGGGTCGTCGACGGGCAGCTCGCCGTTCGCAAGGTCACCCAGCTCAGCCTGACCTTCGACCACCGGGTCTGCGACGGAGGCGTGGCCGGCGGCTTCCTGCGGCACGTCGCCGACTGCGTCGAACGGCCCGCCCTGCTGATCGCCAACCTCTGA